The Usitatibacter rugosus genome segment TGGAAGCGACGCACGAGCTCGGCGTCGAGCGCGAAGAGAGCGCGCGCGTCGCGAGCCAGGTCGTTGGTCGAAGCCCGGCCCTGCGTCGCGTACAGCCGGTTCTTCGCGGCGGTCACGTAGAGCTCGTTCACCACCGCCGCCGCCTTCACGGGATAGAGCACGAGCTGGTAGAACGCATCGCGGTATTGCGGGGGCAGCGCAGCGCTCACCGTCTCCGCGCGCTGTGCGATCGCGTTGTACTCCGCGACGATTCGCTCCGCCTCGCGGTAGTTGGCGAGGGAGTACGTCGCGGGATCCAGCATCTCGGGCTTCCGCCGGCCGTTGTACTTGGTGTACTTGGCGACGAGGTCAGCAATTTCCACCGCGTGCGCCGCGCCGAACTCGCGCTCAGCCCAGAGCTGGAGGAACTCCTGGAGGCGCGACTCCGGCCAGCGCTCCGGATTCCATGCGTACTGCAGGAAGAACTCGATCGGCACTTCCATCGGCTTCAGGTCGCCGACGTTCACGATCCACAGCTTCGTCGCACCGTACTTCCACGCGAGGTGCATCTGCTCCCAGACCTTGGGCAGCGGCGTCACGTTGATCCACTTGTAGTTGCGCGGGCCGCCCACGTAGTCGAAGTGGTAGTAGACACCAGCCCCACCGGGACGCGCACGCTCCGCGGGCGTGGGAAGCCGCCGGATGTTGCCCCAGTTGTCGTCGCACCAGAGTGTCAGCACGTCGTCGGGCACGCGCATGCCCTTCTCGTAGTACTCCTGCACCTCCTTGTAGAGGGCCCACACCTGCGGTGCACGTTCGCCTTCCTCGGTGAGGATGCGGCGCTGGTCGGCCACGATGCGCTCCAGCAGCGCCACGTTCGCGTCGCGCGACATCGGCTCGTCGCCGTCGCCGCGCATGCCGAGCGTCACGACCTTCTCATAGGGCTTCGTGCCTCGAATGCCGCCGCGCCAGAAGTCCTGCAGCCGTTCCGAGTTGGTGTCGTAGTTCCACGGCCCCTTGTCGCCGCCACGGTGCCACTCGGCGTGCGCGCGCATCATCGGCTCGTGGTGCGACGTGGCCATCACGATGCCGTACTCGTCGGCGAGGCGGCCGTTCTCCGGGTCGTCGGCGAAGAAGGCCGTCGGCGGCCACATCGCCGGCCAGAGGTAGTTGCCGCGCAGCCGCAGGATCAGCTCGAAGACGCGCTCGTAGAACTTGTGGTTGTACCCGCCAAATTTTTCCCTGGTCCACCCGGTGAGCGCCGGCGCCTCGTCGTTGAGGAAGATGCCCCGGTACTTCACGACGGGCTTGTCCTGCACGCGCGTTCCCGCGGGCACGAAGATCTGCTTGCGCGGTGTCACCGGAACATCAGCCCACCACGCCCAGGGAGAAATGCCCATCTGCTCCGCGAGCGTGTAGATGCCGTAGATCGTGCCGCGCCTGTCGCTCCCGGCGATGACGATCATCGGCTGGCGGTCGTTCCACGGCGAGGTGATCACCTGGATCACGAAGCCTTCCCACTGGCCGCGGATGGCGGAGACGTCGATCGCGCCCGATTGAGCCAGGCCGTCGATGAAGCCGCTCTTGCCGAGCGTGCCGATCAGGATCGCGCCAGGGCCGAATGCCTTGGCGCCGCGCATGACTCCGGGATTCTGGCCGGTGAGGCGTTGGATGTCCGATGCGAGGCCCTGTGCCGCACGCACGACGCCTTGGTCCTCGCCGCTGTCGGTGACGAGCGTCGCGACGTAGTCGCCGTTGGCGATGGCCACGGCGCCGGGCGACGGCGTGAAAGCGACGAAGGGTTTTTCGCCGAGCGCATGCGCCGGCAAGACGCTTGCAAACGCGAGCACCGCGGCGAGCAGCGCCCTACTCGTCCAGCGGCTCATAGTCGAACCAGGCGAAGTCGGCGGGCGGCATCGGCTGCGGTCCGCTCGCATACATCCCGAAGTAGACGCCGGTGAAGCCGCCGGCCTTCTCGGATGACATCGGCTGCGTCGGTGCGGATCCCACGGCGCGCGTCGTACCCGCACGCGATCGAACGGAAAATTCATAGCGATCCTCGAAAGCTTCCACCTGCAGTGTCGTCGGACCGGCCTCGATCGTTTGGGTCGCCACGATCTTCGTCACGCCCCCGACGCGCGTCACGAGCTCCACGCGGCGAGCTCCGGCACCCGTCACGCGCAGCTCGTAGTGGTTCTCTTCGTTCTGCCGCAGCACGAGGCCCGCGACCTGGCCCTCGGCCGTGGGATCGAACGTCACTTCCGTGGCAGCACGCACGCGGAAGTGTTCCTGGCGGCGGGCGACGAAGGCCGGCGTCGCAACGTCGTTCAACGTGTGGACGCTCCCCTTGAGGCGAAGCATCCCCGGACGCTCCGTAACCGACCAGAGCGCGGTGGCGGGTCCGCGCAAATGCACCCATTGAAGACCGAGACGCGTGGCATCGAAGTCGTCGCGGACCCGCTCACGCGGCCAAGGCGAAGACGCCGGCAATCCCGTCACCGTCATCGACAACTGGAGCGGCTGGTTGCCGTTCACGACCGGCCAACCGTTCGCGTCCCACGTCACGGGCGCGAGGAGTGTCTCCCGGCCGATGTGGTGATTGCGTGCGACCGGTCGGATGCCGAGCAGCACCGTCCACCACGTGCCGGCGTCGGTCTGCACCAGATCCGCATGGCCGACCGCTTGCAGAGGCAACTCGGGCTGCGACTTGTGCGTGAGGATCGGATTCGCGGGGTTTGCCTCGAAGGGACCCCACGGTGACTTCGAGCGCGCGACGGTGAGCATGTGGCCGTATGACGTGCCGCCCTCGGAGATCAGCAGATAGTAGGTGCCGCCGACCTTGTAGAGGTGTGGACCCTCGGGCCAGATGCCGCCGGTGCCGGACCAGATGAGCCGCGGCTCCTCGGAGAGCTTTCCGGTCGCGAGATCGATCTCCGCTTGATAGACGCCGCCATTCCGCCCGCCGCCATGCCGCGTGTAGTACACCTTGCCGTCGTCGTCGAAGAAGAGCGACGGATCCATCGACCATTCCTTCTGCTTGATCCACGTCGGTTCGGACCATTCGCCCGCCGGGTCCTTCGTGGTCACGTAGAAATCGCCACCGTTGTCGATGTTGCTGGTGATCATGTAGAAGGTGCCCGCGTGGCAGCGGATCGTCGGCGCGAAGATGCCCTTCGACGCCTTCTGCCCCTTCAGCGGCAACTGGCTCTCGCGCGTGAGCGCATGCCCCACCTGCCGCCAATGCACGAGGTCGCGCGAGTGGTACACGGGCACGCCGGGGAAATACTCGAAGCTGCTCGTGACGAGGTAGTAGTCGCTGCCCGAGCGGCAAACGCTGGGATCGGCATGGAAGCCGGTGAGAACGGGATTGCGATATTCCTTCGGTGATGGCACCGACGCGCACCCCGCCAACATGATCGCGCCCATCACCATCGCCATTCCCAAAACCCGAATTCCTCCGTGTTCTCCGTGTTCTCCGTGGTTCAACGCTTTTGACCTGGTCATCTGCAGGTTTTCGCGAACGCCGCGAGCGGCACCGCATCCGCCATCGCCCGGAAGCCGCCGACGCCAGGATGAAGCCCGTCACCCTTGTCCTTGTCCTTCGCCATGCGGTCGGGCTGCGCGGGATCGCGGACCACGGCATCGAAGTCCGCCACCGCGTCGAAGGTGCCCGAGCTGCGAATGAAGGTGTTCAGCTCCTGCCGATCGGCCTCGTTGTCGGCCTTCGGGTGGTAATACTCGCTGGAGCCGTAAGGCGTGATCGTGGCGCCGACGACACAGATGCCCTGCGCGTGCGCCTTCGCGACAACTTGCCGATAGGCCATCTTGAGATTCTCGACGAGCTGAGCGCGAGCCAGCGCGGTGTCCTCGGCGTTGCGATGCAGCACACCGAGGTCGTTCACGCCGATCAGCACGATGGCATGCGTGACGCCGCTCCTCGCCAGCACATCGCGATCGAAGCGAGAGACGAGGTTGGGGCCGATGCCGTCCTTCAACATCCGCCCGCCCCCAATGCCCGCGTTGACCACGCCCATCGCCGGTCCTTCGGCTCTCAGGCGGCGCGCGAGAAGATCGGGCCAGCGGTCGTTGCCGTCGGTGGTCGCGCCGTTGCCATCGGTGATCGAGTCGCCGATCGCCACCACGGCGCCAGTGCCACGCGGTGCCAGCACCTCGAGATCGGCGATCACGTACCAGCGCGTGAAGGTCTCGGCTCCGGGCCAGGACGATTCGACCACGCGATTACCCTTGGCGAGGAAGCTCGTGGTGCGCGATCCGGGATGGCTCGTCTGCCGTGCCGGTTCGTCCTTGAAGTGGAGAGAGATCGCGAGGTCGGCGCCCGCCGCATGCGCGAAATCCACGGGATCGCTGTAGTACTCACCACCCGGCGGAATCGTGACCGAAGGCTTGCCACCGAAGGCCAGCGCGCGAATCGAAGCCGCATCGACATCGGCCTTGCCGACGGCCAACGCGCGCGCAATGCTCGCCGCCTCGACCGTGAGCGGCGCCGTGCCGAAGACGTTGCTCAGTCGCAAACGGATGCGCGAGCCCCCGAGCGACACCTGGACCAGTTGCCGCAGGCTCGCATTGCGCCATTTCTCGGGCTCGAGGACGTTGTCGCGCTCGGCAATGATCTGCGAGGTGCCCCATGAGGCCACCCAATGCTCTGCGGGCGGGGCGTGTTGGGTCGACGCGCACGCGGCGAGGCCAAAAGCAGCCAGCAACGCGGCAAACCCGCGTTTCCCGTGTTGACCCGGGCTCATGTCTCCTCCAGAATTTGATTTATGGTAGCGCTACCTATGATAACCGAGATGCAGGTCATCCCCGTCGCAGGCCATGACGGGATGCTCCTCAACCTCTGCGGGGCCCACCAGCCCTACTTCACCCGCAACCTCGTCCTGCTGAAGGACAGCGCGGGACGCACCGGCATCGGGGAAGTCCCCGGCGGGGACGGGATCCTCAGGGCCTTGCAGAAGGCCGTACCGGTGGTCGTCGGCACCGAAGTCGGCACCTTCAACCGAACGATCGCGGCGGTACGCGAGTGCATTGCCGGCAAGGCGACCGGCATGCAGCACCAGGTCACGTCCGCAGCCGAGGCGGCGGTGCTGAAGCAGCCGCACGAGATCAATCTCCGTTTGGACAACGTGGTGACCGCGGTCGAAGCGGCGCTGCTCGACCTCCTGGGCCAGCACCTGGGCGTACCGGTCTGCGAGCTGCTCGGCTCCGGGCAGCAACGCGAGGCGGTCCCGATGCTCGCGTATCTCTTCTATGTCGGCGACCGCAAGCGCACGGACTTGCCCTATCTCTCCGGTGACACCCTCTCGGGATGGCACCGGTCGCGTCATCAACCGGCATTGACCCCCGCGCAGATCGTCGAGCAGGCCGAGGCGACGGTCGAGCGCTACGGGTTCACGAACTTCAAGCTGAAGGGCGGCGTGATGAGCGGCGAGGACGAAATCGCCGCCGTCACCGCGATCAAGAAGCGCTTTCCGCAGGCGGGCGTGACGCTCGACCCCAACGGCGCCTGGTCGCTCGCCGAGGCGATCGAGCTCTGCCGCGGCCAGGGCCATGTGTTGAGCTACGCGGAAGATCCCTGCGGCCCGGAGAACGGCTATTCGGGGCGCGAGATGATGGCCGAGTTCAAGCGCGCGACCGGGATCCGCAGCGCCACCAACATGATCGCCACCGACTGGCGGCAGATGGCGCACTCGTACCTGCTCGGCGCCGTGGACATCCCGCTCGCGGACCCGCACTTCTGGACCATGGCGGGCTCCGTGAGGCTGGCGCAGCTCTGCCACGACTGGGGCCTCACCTGGGGCTCGCATTCGAACAACCACTTCGACGTCTCGCTTGCGATGTTCACGCACGCCGCGGCCGCCGCCCCCGGGCGCATCACCGCGATCGACACGCACTGGATCTGGCAGGAAGGCGAGGAGCGCTTGACGAAGGAGCCGCTGCAGATCCGCGGCGGCCACGTCGAGGTGCCGAAGAAGCCGGGCCTGGGCATCGAACCCGACATGGACCGCATCCGCGCGGCCCACGAGCTCTACAAGAAGGTCGGCAGCGGCGCCCGCGACGACGCGATGCCGATGCAATACCTCGTTCCCGGATGGAAGTACGACCCGAAGCAACCCAGCGTCGGGCGAAAAAAGTAGCTCCCTCGAAGAAGAGAAACCGATGATCCGCAACCCGATCCTGCCGGGGTTCAACCCCGATCCGTCCATCTGCCGCGTCGGCGACGACTACTACATCGCCGTCTCCACCTTCGAGTGGTATCCCGGCGTGCAGATCCACCATTCGAAGGACCTCGTGAACTGGGAGCTGGTGTGCCGGCCCCTCACGAGAGCCTCGCAGCTCGACATGCGCGGCAACCCCGACTCGTGCGGCATCTGGGCGCCGTGCCTCTCGTACGCGGACGGCAAGTTCTGGCTCGTCTACACGGACGTGAAGCGCTACGACGGCAACTTCAAGGACGTGCACAACTACATCGTGACGGCGCCGTCGATCACCGGGCCGTGGAGCGATCCCTGGTACGTGAACTCTTCCGGCTTCGACCCGACGCTCTTCCACGACGACGATGGCCGCAAGTGGTTTCTCAACATGGTCTGGAACTATCGGACGGAATCGGTCGGCGGCAACCCGAAGACACCGGCCTTCGACGGCATCCTGCTGCAGGAGTGGGACGCGAAGACTTCGAAGCTCGTGGGTCCGGTGAAGAACGTGTATCGCGGCACGCCGCAGGGGCTGGTCGAAGGACCGCACGTCTTCAAGCGGAACGGCTGGTACTACCTCACCGTCGCCGAGGGCGGCACGTCGTACGGCCATGCGGTGACGATGGCGCGGTCGCGAAAGCTCGACGGCCCGTACGAGACGCACCCGCTGCTGCATCCGATCACGTCGAAGGACAAGCCCGAGGCGCCGCTGCAGCGTGCAGGCCACGGGCAGATCGTCGAGACGCCGGACGGGCAGTTCTATCACACGCATCTGTGTGGCCGTCCCCTGCCGGGCACGCGCCGCTCGCCGCTCGGGCGCGAGACCGCAATCCAGAAGGTGGTGTGGAAGGAAGACGAGTGGCTCTACCTCGAGCACGGCGGCGTGGTGCCCGCCGTGGAGGTGCCCTCGCCCGATCCCTCGGTGATGCCGAAGCCGCACGTGGAAATCAAACGCGATTTCGCGAAGTGCACGGAGCTGCCGATGGAGTTCCAGTGGCTGCGCACGCCGCAACCCGAGCGCCTCTTCAAGCTCACGGGCTCGGCACTGCGGCTGCACGCACGCGAATCGGTGGGAAGCTGGTTCGAGCAGAGCCTCGTGGCGCGGCGGCAGGAGGATTTCAAGTTCCGCTCCGAGACCTCGGTGTCGTTCTCGCCGACCACGTACCAGCAGGTCGCGGGCCTCACCTACTACTACAACCGCTTCAAGTTCCACTTCATCGCCGTCACGTGGCACGAGACGATGGGTCGCGTGATCACCATGATGTCCTGCCCCGGGGACTATCCCGACGGCCGGCTGGTCTTCCCGCTGCACGCGCCGATTCCGGTGCCTCCGATCGGACCGATCGGCCTCGCGGCCGAAGTCGATGGACCGACGCTGCACTTCTTCTTCAATGCCGGAGATGGGTGGCGGCGCATCGGTCCTGATCTCGACGCGAGCGTGATCTCGGATGAAGGCGGCCGGGGAGCGCATGGCTCGTTCACCGGCGCCTTCATCGGAATGCTCGCGTTCGACCAATCGGGCGTGGCTTGCCCCGCGGACTTCAGTCACTTCACCTATTCGCCTCGCTGACGCTGACTAAACAGGTGAGGAGGGCGAGGGGCTGCATCGATCATCGGAGCTGAATCGAAGATCGCGGGGCCATATCGACGTGCCTCTATTCCGTTCGATTCGACGATATTGGCCGCGGAGGGCAGGGGGTCGCGTCGGGCTTTTTTCCTTCGGCGGGAGGACTGGCGGAATGAACCGTGGGTGTCGGAGTGAGGCCCGATGACACTGCCTCCCATCTTCGATCTACAACCGTCGCAAGTGACGTCAACACGATGAGCGATCACGACTAGTCCACGATCCGCCAGATCCGGGGGCCGAACGGAAAAAAGACCGACCGACCCCCTCGCCCTCCTCGACTGTTGAACGAGTTGTGGCACGAGCGTTGCGTCATGCACCGGCATGGAGACCTACGACGGTGCGAAGCTCGGCGCGGCAGTACCCGAAACACCCGTTGATGGTGCGTCAGGCACCCGCGTGGTGCGTGGCAAGGCCCTCCTCCAGCTCGCGCACGCGACCATCGGCCTCTCGAAGATCGCGCCGCGATTGAACGAGCTGGCCGAAACGCGCCAGGGCGAAGCGGAGCGGCAGGCGGGGCGGGCGACGGAGGTCACGGCGCTCACGCGGCAGATGTCCGAGTCGCTCGCGGAGACCGTCGGCACCTTGCGCACCGCGACCACCGAGATCACGGACCTGGCCGAACGGATCCGTCGCATCGCCGAGCAGACCTCCCTCATCGCCATCAACACGGGTGTCGCTGCCGCGCACGCCGGAGCGCAGGGCAAGGTCTTCAGCGTACTCTCGCAGGAGATCCGCGCGTTGTCGCAGAACACCACGGCGGCCGCTCGCGACGTCGAGACGAAGATCCGCCAGTTGCAGGAGAGTGCCGAGCGCACCGCTCGCGTGGTGGGACTCGACGGCGCCGCCAAGGCCAAGCAGGAAGACGGGCCCGGCCTCGCGTGGGTGCTCTCCCGCATGGAAGAGGCGCAATCGAGTGCCACGCGCCAGGCGACGGAAGCGCGCGAGCTCACGCACCTCGGCTCGGAGCTCCGCGCGCTGTCCGAGGCGATGATCCGTTCGGTCGGCGCCTTCCGCCTCGATGCGCATCGCCGCGCCGAGTCGCTGCTGGAAGAGCTGCGCACGGATCCGGGCCTGTGCTCGGGCGAGCTCACGCGCAAGACCCGGGCGCTTCGGCTCGCGCTCGAGCTCTGCCCGCCCGTCGAGCTCGCCTACGTGACCGACCTTCGCGGCGTGCAGGTGACGGAGAACATCGCGCGCAAGGCCTTCAGCGCGAGCTACGGCCGCTCGGGGGCGGGCCGGGATTGGTCGCGCAGGCCGTGGTTCCAGGGGGCCGTTCGCGCGCCCGGCGTCTTCAGCTCGGAGATCTACCGTTCCGTGGCCACTGACGAGTTCTGCCTCACCGTGGCCGCGACGTATGGCCCGGCCGATGGAACCCGCCTGGGCGTCGTGGCGCTCGACCTCAACTTCCGCCAGCTGCTCGGCGATCCGCGCATCGAGAGCCTCCCGGCGTAGACTTCCGGCAAGGAGGTCCTCGTCATGATCAAGACATCGCTCGTGGTCGCCTTGCTCGCCCTGTCACCGAACCTCGACGCCGCCAATCCCAAGGCCGCCGAGGCGCAGCGCCTCCTCGGCATGAAGTACTACCAGGGCGAGGGCGTGAAGCAGGACATCCCCAAGGCCGTGATGCATCTCGAGAACGCCGCGAAGGCCGGCGATACGGAGGCCGCGATCACGCTCGGCAAGATGTACGAGTACGGAATGAGCGTCCCCGTGGACCTCGCTCGCGCCGCGACCTGGTACGTGCGAGGCGCGGAGCTCGGAGCGCCCCAGGCGCAGTTCGAGAGCAGCGTGGCCTACTACAAGGGGCAGGGCGTCGGCCGCGATCTCCCCGAAGCCGTGAAATGGTGGACCATCGCATCGGCGTGCCCGGGCTATGCGGAGAAGATCCGTCCCTCCGTCGCATCGGCCGAATCCAAGCTCGATCCCACGGTGATCGAAGAGGGCCAGCAGCGCGCGAAGTCGTGGGCCGCCACGCATCCCGCGCCCCGCTGCACCGAGGGCTAGCCGCTCCCGGGCCGCGAGGCCCGAGCCTGTATCGTGGCGGGGTGGACACCGACCATCCCCTGCGCCACGCCCTGCCGCCGCTACTGTTCGCGGGCGTGTGCTTCGCGACCCTCGACGCCACCGCCAAGTACCTCGTCGTCGAGCACACGCTCTTCGTGGTGGTCTGGGCGCGCTATGCCGGCCAGATGCTCGTGGTGACGCCGATCGCATGGCACCAGCGAGGGCACGGCTTCTGGCGCACGAAGCACCTGCGCATGCAGCTCGCACGCTCCCTGTGCCTCGTGATCGCGACGATGTGCTTCTTCGGCTCCTTGCGCTTCCTTCCGCTCGCGGAGGCCACGGCCATCACCTTCCTGGCGCCCATGTTCGCGATCGTGCTGTCGAAGGCCGTGCTGGGCGAAGTGCCGACGATGTCGCGCTGGATCTCGGCCATCGCCGGGTTCATCGGCATCCTGCTGCTCGCACGGCCCGGCTCCGCCGTGTTCCAGCCCGCGGCTGCATTGCTCGTGCTGGCCGCGATCTCGAACGCGATGTACCAGCTCCTCACGCGCAA includes the following:
- a CDS encoding glycosyl hydrolase 115 family protein; this translates as MSRWTSRALLAAVLAFASVLPAHALGEKPFVAFTPSPGAVAIANGDYVATLVTDSGEDQGVVRAAQGLASDIQRLTGQNPGVMRGAKAFGPGAILIGTLGKSGFIDGLAQSGAIDVSAIRGQWEGFVIQVITSPWNDRQPMIVIAGSDRRGTIYGIYTLAEQMGISPWAWWADVPVTPRKQIFVPAGTRVQDKPVVKYRGIFLNDEAPALTGWTREKFGGYNHKFYERVFELILRLRGNYLWPAMWPPTAFFADDPENGRLADEYGIVMATSHHEPMMRAHAEWHRGGDKGPWNYDTNSERLQDFWRGGIRGTKPYEKVVTLGMRGDGDEPMSRDANVALLERIVADQRRILTEEGERAPQVWALYKEVQEYYEKGMRVPDDVLTLWCDDNWGNIRRLPTPAERARPGGAGVYYHFDYVGGPRNYKWINVTPLPKVWEQMHLAWKYGATKLWIVNVGDLKPMEVPIEFFLQYAWNPERWPESRLQEFLQLWAEREFGAAHAVEIADLVAKYTKYNGRRKPEMLDPATYSLANYREAERIVAEYNAIAQRAETVSAALPPQYRDAFYQLVLYPVKAAAVVNELYVTAAKNRLYATQGRASTNDLARDARALFALDAELVRRFHQDIAGGKWNHMMSQTHLGYTYWNDPPRNVMPAVSELQVPAAPSMGVAVEGTEWAWPGRSANRLSFPALDAFERSTRYFEVFNRGEQSFAYRVTASEPWVTLSSSEGRVDREVRIEVGARWEDVPPGTKEATITVTGPDDRKVTLRVPVNKPAENLPARGAGFVETRGVVSIDADHFTRAIAPPGREWRRVPDHGRTGSGVMPLPVEAPSLSASAAMRLDYDLHLFTAGEVTVHATLAPTQKFQPGEGLRFAVSFDDEPPQIVNMHVDESRRYWDKTVADGVAVHVTKHVVAKPGAHTLKYWMLDPGLVLQKLIVDTGGLQPSYLGPPESPKL
- a CDS encoding glycoside hydrolase family 43 protein, yielding MAMVMGAIMLAGCASVPSPKEYRNPVLTGFHADPSVCRSGSDYYLVTSSFEYFPGVPVYHSRDLVHWRQVGHALTRESQLPLKGQKASKGIFAPTIRCHAGTFYMITSNIDNGGDFYVTTKDPAGEWSEPTWIKQKEWSMDPSLFFDDDGKVYYTRHGGGRNGGVYQAEIDLATGKLSEEPRLIWSGTGGIWPEGPHLYKVGGTYYLLISEGGTSYGHMLTVARSKSPWGPFEANPANPILTHKSQPELPLQAVGHADLVQTDAGTWWTVLLGIRPVARNHHIGRETLLAPVTWDANGWPVVNGNQPLQLSMTVTGLPASSPWPRERVRDDFDATRLGLQWVHLRGPATALWSVTERPGMLRLKGSVHTLNDVATPAFVARRQEHFRVRAATEVTFDPTAEGQVAGLVLRQNEENHYELRVTGAGARRVELVTRVGGVTKIVATQTIEAGPTTLQVEAFEDRYEFSVRSRAGTTRAVGSAPTQPMSSEKAGGFTGVYFGMYASGPQPMPPADFAWFDYEPLDE
- a CDS encoding SGNH/GDSL hydrolase family protein; this translates as MSPGQHGKRGFAALLAAFGLAACASTQHAPPAEHWVASWGTSQIIAERDNVLEPEKWRNASLRQLVQVSLGGSRIRLRLSNVFGTAPLTVEAASIARALAVGKADVDAASIRALAFGGKPSVTIPPGGEYYSDPVDFAHAAGADLAISLHFKDEPARQTSHPGSRTTSFLAKGNRVVESSWPGAETFTRWYVIADLEVLAPRGTGAVVAIGDSITDGNGATTDGNDRWPDLLARRLRAEGPAMGVVNAGIGGGRMLKDGIGPNLVSRFDRDVLARSGVTHAIVLIGVNDLGVLHRNAEDTALARAQLVENLKMAYRQVVAKAHAQGICVVGATITPYGSSEYYHPKADNEADRQELNTFIRSSGTFDAVADFDAVVRDPAQPDRMAKDKDKGDGLHPGVGGFRAMADAVPLAAFAKTCR
- a CDS encoding enolase C-terminal domain-like protein; translated protein: MQVIPVAGHDGMLLNLCGAHQPYFTRNLVLLKDSAGRTGIGEVPGGDGILRALQKAVPVVVGTEVGTFNRTIAAVRECIAGKATGMQHQVTSAAEAAVLKQPHEINLRLDNVVTAVEAALLDLLGQHLGVPVCELLGSGQQREAVPMLAYLFYVGDRKRTDLPYLSGDTLSGWHRSRHQPALTPAQIVEQAEATVERYGFTNFKLKGGVMSGEDEIAAVTAIKKRFPQAGVTLDPNGAWSLAEAIELCRGQGHVLSYAEDPCGPENGYSGREMMAEFKRATGIRSATNMIATDWRQMAHSYLLGAVDIPLADPHFWTMAGSVRLAQLCHDWGLTWGSHSNNHFDVSLAMFTHAAAAAPGRITAIDTHWIWQEGEERLTKEPLQIRGGHVEVPKKPGLGIEPDMDRIRAAHELYKKVGSGARDDAMPMQYLVPGWKYDPKQPSVGRKK
- a CDS encoding glycoside hydrolase family 43 protein, with the protein product MIRNPILPGFNPDPSICRVGDDYYIAVSTFEWYPGVQIHHSKDLVNWELVCRPLTRASQLDMRGNPDSCGIWAPCLSYADGKFWLVYTDVKRYDGNFKDVHNYIVTAPSITGPWSDPWYVNSSGFDPTLFHDDDGRKWFLNMVWNYRTESVGGNPKTPAFDGILLQEWDAKTSKLVGPVKNVYRGTPQGLVEGPHVFKRNGWYYLTVAEGGTSYGHAVTMARSRKLDGPYETHPLLHPITSKDKPEAPLQRAGHGQIVETPDGQFYHTHLCGRPLPGTRRSPLGRETAIQKVVWKEDEWLYLEHGGVVPAVEVPSPDPSVMPKPHVEIKRDFAKCTELPMEFQWLRTPQPERLFKLTGSALRLHARESVGSWFEQSLVARRQEDFKFRSETSVSFSPTTYQQVAGLTYYYNRFKFHFIAVTWHETMGRVITMMSCPGDYPDGRLVFPLHAPIPVPPIGPIGLAAEVDGPTLHFFFNAGDGWRRIGPDLDASVISDEGGRGAHGSFTGAFIGMLAFDQSGVACPADFSHFTYSPR
- a CDS encoding methyl-accepting chemotaxis protein — its product is METYDGAKLGAAVPETPVDGASGTRVVRGKALLQLAHATIGLSKIAPRLNELAETRQGEAERQAGRATEVTALTRQMSESLAETVGTLRTATTEITDLAERIRRIAEQTSLIAINTGVAAAHAGAQGKVFSVLSQEIRALSQNTTAAARDVETKIRQLQESAERTARVVGLDGAAKAKQEDGPGLAWVLSRMEEAQSSATRQATEARELTHLGSELRALSEAMIRSVGAFRLDAHRRAESLLEELRTDPGLCSGELTRKTRALRLALELCPPVELAYVTDLRGVQVTENIARKAFSASYGRSGAGRDWSRRPWFQGAVRAPGVFSSEIYRSVATDEFCLTVAATYGPADGTRLGVVALDLNFRQLLGDPRIESLPA
- a CDS encoding tetratricopeptide repeat protein — its product is MIKTSLVVALLALSPNLDAANPKAAEAQRLLGMKYYQGEGVKQDIPKAVMHLENAAKAGDTEAAITLGKMYEYGMSVPVDLARAATWYVRGAELGAPQAQFESSVAYYKGQGVGRDLPEAVKWWTIASACPGYAEKIRPSVASAESKLDPTVIEEGQQRAKSWAATHPAPRCTEG
- a CDS encoding DMT family transporter; amino-acid sequence: MDTDHPLRHALPPLLFAGVCFATLDATAKYLVVEHTLFVVVWARYAGQMLVVTPIAWHQRGHGFWRTKHLRMQLARSLCLVIATMCFFGSLRFLPLAEATAITFLAPMFAIVLSKAVLGEVPTMSRWISAIAGFIGILLLARPGSAVFQPAAALLVLAAISNAMYQLLTRKLPNDTPHTTLFYSGLVGTVALSAMVPFTPFPVSFSYTDVFFLVLLGTLAGLGHGMLIGAFVRAPASLLAPFMYIQMLWATLYGYLVFGHLPDKVSALGMAIIVASGVGLVVHERRLRGSAG